The proteins below are encoded in one region of Amycolatopsis magusensis:
- a CDS encoding ion transporter, whose protein sequence is MTRERVGAFVESRRFQNFIIAVIVGNAVTLGLETSPRMVAEHGTLLHTLDYLALGIFVAELGVKLWAFRGAFFKDAWNLFDVVVVGVALVPATGPFAVLRALRVLRVLRLISVVPSMRKVVTGLLAAVPGMASIAALLALIIFVAGVMATKLFGDITPEHFGDLGTSLFTLFQVMTGEAWPEIADDVMAQAPAAWIFFVVYILISSFAVLNLFIAVVVSAMEDELRDELREEEDKQTQAQAAANREILDELRALRAEVAELRDRDR, encoded by the coding sequence GTGACCCGTGAGCGGGTGGGCGCGTTCGTCGAGAGCAGGCGGTTCCAGAACTTCATCATCGCGGTGATCGTCGGCAACGCGGTCACCCTCGGCCTGGAGACCTCGCCGCGGATGGTGGCCGAGCACGGCACCCTCCTGCACACCCTCGACTACCTGGCGCTGGGCATCTTCGTGGCCGAGCTGGGCGTGAAGCTGTGGGCCTTCCGGGGCGCCTTCTTCAAGGACGCCTGGAACCTGTTCGACGTGGTCGTGGTCGGTGTCGCGCTGGTCCCGGCGACCGGGCCGTTCGCCGTGCTGCGGGCCCTGCGGGTGCTGCGCGTGCTGCGGCTGATCTCCGTGGTGCCGTCCATGCGCAAGGTGGTCACCGGCCTGCTCGCCGCGGTGCCGGGCATGGCCTCGATCGCCGCGCTGCTGGCGTTGATCATCTTCGTCGCCGGGGTGATGGCCACCAAGCTGTTCGGCGACATCACCCCGGAGCACTTCGGCGACCTCGGCACCTCGCTGTTCACCCTGTTCCAGGTGATGACCGGCGAAGCGTGGCCGGAGATCGCCGACGACGTGATGGCGCAGGCACCCGCGGCCTGGATCTTCTTCGTCGTCTACATCCTGATCTCGAGCTTCGCGGTGCTGAACCTGTTCATCGCGGTGGTGGTCAGCGCGATGGAGGACGAACTGCGCGACGAACTCCGCGAGGAGGAGGACAAGCAGACGCAGGCCCAGGCCGCGG